Proteins found in one Aethina tumida isolate Nest 87 chromosome 1, icAetTumi1.1, whole genome shotgun sequence genomic segment:
- the LOC126265796 gene encoding leucine-rich repeat-containing protein egg-6-like — MLLKTQSQLTLILSMICSVYCKSKACETFEENTIFAVDHRGHVMNRTIDGCIEYSDFIGYHIVQVTVKHQYLDTLGRECVRDMPFLKRLIFQHCEITKIDSKFLSNLPKLEYLEIFGGELDTLKKNLFDEVPEITTISVHDTLLCDIRNEALGYMPSLKRVSLYRNHLEFINKDWFTGSENIQIMDISFNKITTISRNTFRYLKNLRELYLDFNNLELLETAAFNGLQNLRFLGLRYNKLKTLDADVFPTTTKIGRLDIGANSLNYLSPELRKILEVGSIVLDANPWMCYCYFQITEWLNSTNARLEPSRYCPDIPFCYSTSSNVTDCAESDGEEVSRGYFVALRTLGTINPYCARES, encoded by the coding sequence ATGCTGTTGAAAACACAGTcgcaattaactttaattttaagtatgatATGTTCAGTTTATTGTAAAAGCAAAGCATGTGAAACGTTCgaagaaaatacaattttcgcAGTAGATCACCGCGGACATGTTATGAATCGTACAATCGATGGTTGCATAGAGTATAGCGATTTTATTGGTTACCATATCGTACAGGTGACTGTGAAACATCAGTATTTGGACACGCTGGGACGCGAATGTGTCAGGGACATGCCATTTTTAAAGAGATTAATTTTCCAACATTGCGAAATTACTAAAATCGATTCGAAATTTTTGAGCAATCTTCCAAAATTAGAATACTTAGAGATATTCGGAGGTGAATTGGACACGTTAAAAAAGAACTTATTCGACGAAGTTCCCGAAATTACAACGATTAGTGTGCACGACACGTTGTTGTGTGATATCAGAAACGAAGCATTGGGATATATGCCTTCTTTGAAGAGGGTCTCCCTTTACAGAAATCACctggaatttattaacaaagatTGGTTTACTGGTTCTGAGAACATACAAATTATGGACATCAGCTTCAATAAGATTACAACCATCAGCCGAAATACATTTCGGTACTTAAAAAATCTTAGAGAACTCTACTTGGACTTTAACAACTTGGAACTATTGGAAACTGCAGCTTTCAACGGTCTTCAAAACCTCCGTTTCTTAGGGTTACGGtacaataaactaaaaacattGGACGCAGACGTATTTCCAACTACGACGAAAATCGGCAGGCTGGACATTGGAGCCAACTCGTTAAACTACTTGTCGCCGGAACTGAGAAAGATACTTGAAGTAGGTTCCATTGTTCTTGATGCTAATCCTTGGatgtgttattgttattttcaaatcaCTGAATGGCTGAACTCCACAAATGCACGTTTGGAGCCATCACGATACTGCCCGGATATCCCGTTTTGTTATTCGACGTCTTCAAATGTCACAGACTGTGCGGAAAGTGATGGTGAAGAAGTTTCGAGGGGGTATTTTGTTGCGCTGAGGACTTTAGGGACTATAAATCCGTATTGTGCTAGGGAAAGTTAA